One genomic window of Phycisphaerales bacterium includes the following:
- a CDS encoding ABC transporter ATP-binding protein: MIRCHGLHKRYGLGGRTVHALRGLDLSIDGPGFFAIMGQSGSGKSTLLHLLAAMDSPDEGEIEVAGVRVDQLGEREANAYRRKSIGIIFQQFNLIPTLTARENVSLPAALAGEDTPQMREHAASLLDRLGVGDRGDHRPDALSGGEQQRVAIARALLFSPRVILADEPTGALDSQTGEKLWNLLGEVAREQQATVLMVTHEPAAASHCQRIFVLRDGQMDGHIETEGLDAAGVAARYHQRVAQAG, from the coding sequence ATGATCCGCTGCCACGGACTGCACAAGCGATACGGCCTTGGCGGGCGCACGGTGCACGCCCTGCGCGGGCTCGACCTGTCGATCGACGGGCCGGGCTTCTTCGCGATCATGGGCCAGAGCGGCAGCGGCAAGAGCACGCTCCTGCACCTGTTGGCCGCGATGGATTCGCCAGACGAGGGCGAGATCGAGGTCGCCGGCGTCCGGGTCGATCAGCTCGGCGAGCGCGAGGCCAACGCGTACCGGCGCAAGTCGATCGGCATCATCTTCCAACAGTTCAACCTCATCCCGACGCTGACGGCGCGCGAGAACGTGTCCCTGCCCGCCGCGCTCGCGGGCGAGGACACGCCCCAGATGCGCGAGCACGCCGCGAGCCTGCTGGACCGCCTGGGCGTGGGTGACCGCGGGGACCACCGGCCCGATGCGCTCAGCGGCGGCGAGCAGCAGCGCGTGGCGATCGCGCGGGCGCTGCTGTTCTCGCCCCGGGTCATCCTGGCCGACGAGCCAACCGGGGCGCTCGACTCCCAGACCGGCGAGAAGCTGTGGAACCTGCTGGGCGAGGTCGCGCGCGAGCAGCAGGCGACGGTGCTCATGGTGACGCACGAGCCGGCGGCAGCGTCGCACTGCCAGCGCATCTTCGTGCTGCGCGACGGCCAGATGGACGGACACATCGAAACGGAGGGGCTCGATGCGGCCGGCGTGGCGGCTCGCTATCACCAGCGCGTGGCGCAGGCGGGCTAG
- a CDS encoding twin-arginine translocase TatA/TatE family subunit: protein MPSDAILNLPLALIGPLGWPEIGAILVIAVLLFGRRLPDVGRNVGKAIIEFKRGVKGITDDIEEESRKPDSRDQGRPAPELEAPKGTAYRDDAFHEPPAGDVGRPDPVPQQQTPPHTPGDGQPRTS, encoded by the coding sequence ATGCCCAGTGACGCCATCTTGAACCTCCCCCTCGCCCTGATCGGTCCGCTGGGCTGGCCCGAGATCGGGGCCATCTTGGTCATCGCGGTGCTGCTCTTCGGCCGCCGGCTGCCCGACGTGGGCCGCAACGTGGGCAAGGCGATCATCGAGTTCAAGCGGGGCGTCAAGGGCATCACCGACGACATCGAGGAAGAGTCTCGCAAGCCCGACTCGCGCGACCAGGGCCGCCCAGCCCCAGAGCTCGAGGCCCCCAAGGGCACGGCCTACCGCGACGATGCCTTCCACGAGCCGCCCGCGGGCGACGTCGGACGGCCCGACCCCGTGCCCCAGCAGCAGACGCCGCCGCACACGCCCGGCGACGGCCAGCCACGCACGAGCTGA
- a CDS encoding NAD(P)/FAD-dependent oxidoreductase, with protein sequence MVDSDKPVLLIGAGLAGSLLAVLLARQGFRVVVAEGRGDPRAKGYVGGRSINLALSIRGITALKAAGIADQVLADALPMPGRIMHPESLTDATGEGTVYQPYSQDPADAILSVSRGGLNVALLDAAGQTPGVELRFEHRCTNVDLDEASATFDTPDGEVTLQGRVLIGADGAFSAVRQAMQVTDRFDYSQSYLEAGYKELHIPAPQDLPDLPDGVADEFGGFAMEPKGLHIWAGRGGGASMMIALPNPDKSFTCTLFWPYAGTHGFDAVEALSDNALRLFFDEHYPDTRWLMPTLVKDFRANPTSSLVTVRCRPWRRGKSLILGDAAHAIVPFFGQGMNAAFEDCRVFAEMIESAGGDIEGVMDPFWKARVDNANAIADMAIANFVEMREKVADEKFLYHKKVEQAVHAELGDEMPERATPLYNLVSFTNVPYAEALRRGRQLDDTIARIASLVPSKRASELDAAAWRELVADHARRVLGGQPA encoded by the coding sequence ATGGTCGATTCCGACAAGCCCGTCCTCCTCATCGGCGCCGGTCTCGCCGGCTCGCTCCTCGCCGTCCTGCTTGCCAGGCAGGGCTTCCGCGTCGTCGTCGCCGAAGGGCGGGGCGATCCGAGGGCCAAGGGCTACGTCGGCGGGCGGTCGATCAACCTCGCGCTGTCCATTCGCGGCATCACGGCGCTCAAGGCCGCGGGCATCGCCGACCAGGTCCTTGCCGACGCGCTGCCGATGCCCGGCCGCATCATGCACCCCGAGAGCCTGACCGACGCGACGGGCGAGGGCACCGTCTACCAGCCCTACAGCCAGGACCCGGCCGACGCGATCCTGAGCGTCTCGCGCGGCGGTCTGAACGTTGCGCTCTTGGACGCGGCAGGGCAGACGCCCGGCGTCGAGCTGCGATTTGAGCACCGCTGCACGAACGTCGATCTCGACGAAGCCAGCGCGACCTTCGACACCCCCGATGGCGAGGTCACGTTGCAGGGCCGCGTGCTCATTGGCGCCGACGGCGCGTTCAGCGCGGTGCGGCAGGCCATGCAGGTCACCGACCGCTTCGACTACTCCCAGAGCTACCTCGAAGCGGGCTACAAGGAACTGCACATACCGGCGCCCCAGGACCTGCCCGACCTGCCCGACGGCGTCGCGGACGAGTTTGGCGGCTTCGCGATGGAGCCCAAGGGCCTGCACATCTGGGCCGGCCGCGGCGGCGGGGCCTCGATGATGATCGCGCTGCCCAACCCCGACAAGTCTTTTACGTGCACGCTGTTCTGGCCCTACGCCGGCACCCACGGCTTCGACGCGGTCGAAGCGCTCAGCGACAACGCCCTGCGGCTGTTCTTTGACGAGCACTACCCCGACACGCGCTGGCTCATGCCGACGCTCGTCAAAGACTTCCGTGCGAACCCGACCAGCAGCCTCGTCACCGTGCGCTGCCGGCCCTGGCGTCGCGGCAAGAGCCTCATCCTGGGCGACGCGGCCCACGCCATCGTGCCGTTCTTCGGCCAGGGCATGAACGCGGCCTTCGAGGACTGCCGCGTGTTCGCGGAAATGATCGAGAGCGCGGGCGGCGACATCGAGGGCGTCATGGACCCCTTCTGGAAGGCCCGCGTCGACAACGCCAACGCCATCGCCGACATGGCCATCGCCAACTTCGTCGAGATGCGCGAGAAGGTCGCCGACGAGAAGTTCCTGTACCACAAGAAGGTCGAGCAGGCCGTCCACGCCGAGCTGGGCGACGAGATGCCCGAGCGTGCCACGCCGCTGTACAACCTGGTGAGTTTCACCAACGTGCCCTACGCCGAGGCCCTCCGCCGCGGCCGTCAGCTCGACGACACGATCGCCCGCATCGCCTCGCTCGTGCCCAGCAAGCGGGCCAGCGAGCTCGACGCCGCGGCATGGCGCGAGCTGGTGGCCGACCACGCGCGTCGGGTCCTCGGCGGGCAGCCGGCCTGA
- a CDS encoding UvrD-helicase domain-containing protein — MTQPHATEGAMTEPNAQPHDHNPYDPHTYGSGHDADADPNADPLLADLTENQRRAVLATEGPVLVLAAAGSGKTRVITRRIGHLIRLGVPAWSILALTFTNKAAAEMRERVGVLLEGAEPGQAGYDPRRTRGLTIGTFHSLCARLLRRYADDPALEFLKPDFTIYDTSDQVALMKRTIKDLNLNTSNWAPRSVLNAISGAKNELQDADAYAANAMDFYSKQVARIYSAYQQAMRAAGAVDFDDLLLLTARLLRKSDAARAELRERWQYLLIDEYQDTNRAQFEIAALLAGEAGQDGRGEAGPNFCVVGDPDQSIYGWRGADISNILEFEQQYPACEVIPLGENFRSTAPILKAADTLITKNVRRKHKDLFTKREGGDAVEAVLCQDERHEAELVADWLKARAEDGLEWRDMAVFYRTNALSRVMEDALRSHAVPYRIARGTAFYDREEVKNAIAYLRVVANPADNISLLRIVNTPTRGIGKTSLNKLDAAANMAGVPLFEMLREPDKHPEVTARSGKSCREFVQMIEGWTGHGSFMGAEVSATLADLVARVIDDSGLRTMYEARAKSGGEEDESRLDNLDQLITGAAEFEREYDPAGDPFAFTDAEQASQGNDAEVPPLLAMLRAWLETVALVSDQDAVDAAGGAVTLMTLHASKGLEFPAVAMIGLEEGTLPHSRARESEAELEEERRLAFVGITRAMKRLLITSARVRAVRGVPERTIPSRFLSEIGQEGDGHVQFSDRADDFSDYGGGGGADFDPWGEDDEPKTAALKVGSRVRHPQFGVGKVLSCGTGPGARARVEFTGIGVKTLILEYARLTRVD, encoded by the coding sequence ATGACCCAGCCCCACGCCACGGAAGGCGCCATGACCGAGCCCAACGCCCAGCCCCACGACCACAACCCCTACGACCCGCACACCTACGGGTCAGGGCACGATGCCGATGCCGATCCCAACGCAGACCCGCTGCTGGCAGACCTGACCGAGAACCAGCGGAGGGCCGTGCTGGCCACCGAGGGGCCCGTGCTCGTGCTGGCGGCGGCGGGCAGCGGCAAGACGCGGGTCATCACGCGGCGCATCGGGCACCTCATCCGGCTGGGCGTGCCGGCGTGGTCGATCCTGGCGCTGACGTTCACCAACAAGGCCGCCGCCGAGATGCGCGAGCGGGTGGGCGTGCTGCTCGAGGGGGCCGAGCCGGGGCAGGCGGGGTACGACCCGAGGCGCACGCGCGGGCTGACCATCGGGACCTTCCACAGCCTGTGCGCGCGGCTCCTCCGCCGATACGCCGACGACCCGGCACTAGAGTTCCTGAAGCCCGACTTCACGATCTACGACACGTCCGACCAGGTCGCGCTCATGAAGCGGACCATCAAGGACCTCAACCTCAACACGAGCAACTGGGCTCCGAGGAGCGTCTTGAACGCCATCAGCGGAGCCAAGAACGAGTTGCAGGACGCCGACGCGTACGCCGCCAACGCGATGGACTTCTACAGCAAGCAGGTGGCGCGCATCTACTCGGCGTACCAGCAGGCGATGCGGGCCGCGGGGGCGGTGGACTTTGATGACCTGCTGTTGCTGACCGCGCGCCTCTTGAGGAAGAGCGACGCGGCCCGAGCAGAGCTCCGCGAGCGCTGGCAGTACCTGCTGATCGACGAGTACCAGGATACGAATCGCGCCCAGTTCGAGATCGCCGCGTTGCTGGCCGGCGAAGCGGGCCAGGACGGCCGCGGCGAGGCGGGCCCGAACTTCTGCGTCGTGGGCGACCCCGACCAGTCCATCTACGGCTGGCGCGGGGCCGACATCAGCAACATCCTGGAGTTCGAGCAGCAGTACCCGGCGTGCGAGGTCATCCCGCTGGGCGAGAACTTCCGCAGCACGGCGCCGATCCTGAAGGCCGCCGACACGTTGATCACCAAGAACGTCCGCCGCAAGCACAAAGACTTGTTCACGAAGCGCGAGGGCGGCGACGCGGTCGAGGCCGTGCTGTGCCAGGACGAGCGTCACGAGGCCGAGCTGGTTGCCGACTGGCTCAAGGCTCGCGCCGAGGACGGGCTCGAGTGGCGCGACATGGCGGTCTTCTACCGCACCAACGCGCTCAGCCGCGTGATGGAAGATGCGCTGCGATCGCACGCCGTGCCCTACCGCATCGCCCGCGGCACCGCCTTTTATGACCGAGAAGAGGTCAAGAACGCCATCGCCTACCTGCGGGTGGTTGCCAACCCGGCGGACAACATCTCGCTGCTTCGCATCGTCAACACGCCTACTCGCGGCATCGGCAAGACGAGCCTGAACAAGCTCGACGCCGCGGCGAACATGGCCGGCGTTCCGCTGTTCGAGATGCTCCGCGAGCCCGACAAGCACCCCGAGGTCACGGCTCGCTCGGGCAAGAGCTGCCGCGAGTTCGTGCAGATGATCGAGGGCTGGACCGGGCACGGCAGCTTCATGGGTGCCGAAGTCAGCGCGACGCTGGCCGACCTCGTGGCGCGCGTCATCGACGACAGCGGCCTGCGCACCATGTACGAGGCACGCGCCAAGTCGGGCGGCGAGGAAGACGAGAGCCGGCTGGACAACCTCGACCAGCTGATCACGGGAGCAGCGGAGTTCGAGCGTGAGTACGACCCGGCGGGCGATCCGTTCGCCTTCACCGACGCCGAGCAAGCCAGCCAGGGCAACGACGCGGAAGTGCCGCCGCTGCTGGCGATGCTCCGCGCCTGGCTCGAGACCGTCGCGCTGGTGAGCGACCAGGACGCCGTCGACGCGGCGGGTGGGGCCGTGACGCTCATGACGCTGCACGCCAGCAAGGGCCTGGAGTTCCCCGCCGTCGCGATGATCGGCCTCGAAGAAGGCACGCTGCCGCACAGCCGGGCCCGCGAGAGCGAGGCCGAGCTCGAAGAGGAGCGCCGCCTCGCGTTCGTCGGCATCACGCGAGCCATGAAGCGGTTGCTGATCACGAGCGCCCGCGTGCGCGCCGTCCGCGGCGTACCCGAGCGCACGATCCCCAGCCGATTCCTGAGCGAGATCGGCCAGGAGGGCGACGGCCACGTCCAGTTCAGCGATCGCGCCGACGACTTCAGCGACTACGGCGGTGGAGGCGGCGCCGACTTCGACCCCTGGGGCGAAGACGACGAGCCCAAGACCGCCGCCCTCAAGGTCGGCTCACGCGTTCGCCACCCCCAGTTCGGCGTGGGCAAGGTCCTGAGCTGCGGCACGGGCCCCGGCGCGCGGGCGCGCGTGGAGTTCACGGGCATCGGGGTGAAGACGCTGATCCTGGAGTATGCGAGGTTGACGCGGGTGGATTAA
- a CDS encoding GNAT family N-acetyltransferase — MGIDYQILGPGDASVLHRAPPGLFDFPIDSEQTAAFLGDPRHEIIVAIDAATDRPIAFVSANGYLHPDKPPQAWINELATLEAYRGRGIGTALVRRMLGLLAERGYRQAWLATEHDNAAARAVYRKILQERGGSEDPAVVVYEYPLKRADNPGARGDVS; from the coding sequence ATGGGCATCGACTATCAGATCCTCGGCCCCGGCGACGCCTCGGTGTTGCACCGAGCACCGCCGGGGCTGTTCGATTTCCCGATCGACTCGGAGCAGACGGCGGCGTTCCTCGGTGATCCGCGGCACGAGATCATCGTGGCGATCGATGCAGCGACGGACAGACCGATCGCGTTCGTGAGCGCTAACGGCTATCTGCACCCCGACAAGCCGCCGCAGGCGTGGATCAACGAGCTGGCGACGCTGGAGGCGTATCGCGGCCGGGGCATCGGGACCGCGCTCGTGCGACGCATGCTCGGACTGCTGGCCGAACGCGGCTATCGCCAGGCGTGGCTGGCGACCGAGCACGACAACGCGGCGGCGCGAGCGGTGTACCGGAAGATCCTGCAGGAGCGCGGCGGTAGCGAGGACCCGGCGGTGGTTGTCTACGAGTATCCACTGAAGAGAGCCGACAACCCGGGGGCACGAGGTGACGTAAGCTGA
- the serA gene encoding phosphoglycerate dehydrogenase, with amino-acid sequence MSETKATTATTERPTSYPKDKIRIVLLEGVHDSAREQLQAEGFAVECLRDACTGALMAEAIRGAHAIGIRSKSQIDAGALDQAGSLLAIGCFCIGTNQVDLGAAAARGVPVFNSPFSNTRSVAELVIAEVIALHRRLLDRSTQMHAGRWRKTSAGSHEVRGRTLGIVGYGRIGSQVSVLAEAMGMRVIFHDVRPTLALGNARPAASLDDLLRESDVVTLHVPATDGTANLIGGRELGLMHGGAMLLNNSRGSVVDIDALSEALHGGHLAGAAVDVFPQEPSSNDEPFASPLQGLDNVILTPHVGGSTGEAQEAIAQDVATKLTRFINVGSTTGAVNVPNVELPAQAVNDRARPHRILHFHKNVPGVLGKLHQALSAHGANVSGEVLGTNQDLGYVVVDVDPGDSRPVVAELEAIPETIRVRVLW; translated from the coding sequence GTGAGCGAGACCAAGGCAACCACGGCGACGACCGAGCGGCCCACGAGCTATCCGAAGGACAAGATCCGCATCGTGCTGCTCGAGGGCGTGCACGACAGCGCCCGCGAGCAACTGCAGGCCGAGGGCTTCGCCGTCGAGTGCCTGCGCGATGCCTGCACCGGGGCGCTCATGGCCGAAGCGATCCGCGGCGCCCACGCCATCGGCATCCGCAGCAAGTCGCAGATCGACGCCGGGGCGCTTGATCAGGCGGGCTCGCTGCTGGCTATCGGCTGCTTCTGCATCGGGACGAACCAGGTCGACCTGGGGGCCGCGGCGGCGAGGGGCGTTCCGGTCTTCAACAGCCCCTTTAGCAATACCCGCAGCGTGGCAGAACTGGTGATCGCGGAGGTGATCGCGTTGCACCGGCGCTTGCTGGATCGCTCGACGCAGATGCACGCCGGCCGATGGCGCAAGACCAGCGCGGGCAGCCACGAGGTCCGCGGCCGCACGCTGGGCATCGTGGGCTACGGCCGCATCGGCTCGCAGGTGAGCGTGCTGGCCGAGGCGATGGGCATGCGCGTGATCTTCCACGACGTGCGGCCCACGCTGGCCTTGGGCAACGCGCGACCGGCGGCCTCGCTCGACGACCTGCTCCGCGAGAGCGACGTCGTGACCCTGCACGTGCCGGCGACCGACGGGACCGCCAACCTGATCGGCGGACGAGAGCTCGGCCTGATGCACGGTGGCGCGATGCTGCTCAACAACTCGCGCGGCAGCGTCGTCGACATCGACGCGCTGAGCGAGGCGTTGCACGGCGGGCATCTCGCCGGAGCCGCGGTCGACGTGTTCCCCCAGGAGCCGTCGAGCAACGACGAGCCGTTCGCGAGCCCGCTGCAAGGGCTCGACAACGTGATCCTGACGCCGCACGTCGGCGGCTCGACGGGCGAGGCCCAGGAGGCCATCGCCCAGGACGTCGCCACGAAGCTCACGAGGTTCATCAACGTCGGCTCGACAACGGGTGCCGTCAACGTGCCGAACGTCGAACTGCCCGCACAAGCGGTGAATGACCGTGCCCGGCCACACCGCATCCTGCACTTCCACAAGAACGTGCCGGGCGTGCTCGGCAAGCTGCACCAGGCGCTCAGCGCCCACGGCGCGAACGTCAGCGGCGAGGTGCTCGGCACGAACCAAGACCTGGGCTACGTGGTCGTCGACGTCGACCCGGGCGACTCGCGGCCGGTGGTCGCCGAGCTCGAGGCCATCCCCGAGACGATCCGGGTGCGCGTGCTGTGGTGA
- a CDS encoding FtsX-like permease family protein, with amino-acid sequence MRPAWRLAITSAWRRRARTALLTAAVALSAALIAAVACALSSANNAVGARMDATFGAAQLRLEPTGRGGMMPASALDAVRAWPEVEAAAPRLSRDLALQITREVYTPREDDPERRYFRRQANFRVNAMGIGVDPQAEARLRPIRIIAGRAPEGPNEIVVDATLAGRLTWQGSLEQVRKLGVFDRADPLIVRTGEDPVDPAPTDAPTNEAEAEAFNDLQGLRLGDTVSVRRLFGSSELTVVGMSEPPPLGGRPQAFLTLEGLRAATGRGADELTQVDITVRPEFDPQAVVEARQADAPEGAMLQTTERITSGLDRNMKSGQFGLSLAILLALLSAAFIIVTGLGAGVVERQRELGMLRCIGASRGQIAQAQLVEGILIGVVGACVGVPLGVGVAAAGAWYFREVLPSGLATPPGMLALAFFGSIAAGLLGATWPAVRASRTSPMGALSSRAASPRPRTLVVLTVAGLALVSVQAIAVGVPDDGQVVFWSYATFGLPAMFVGYFLLGPPVLLLVAALFAGPLSKLMGLPGKVVQRSVRSMPYRLGFTSGALMTGLALMISNWITGGAMLRDWLGQIDFPDAFVSGMRLTEESRDALEDLPFVERTCAVTLFPVETDAFGIRALQTYQTTFVAFEPEPFFVMTRLVWVEGDADEAKRRLAEGGAVIVAREFNVAQGLGVGDTFTCTVQGQTHDFEVVGVIASPGLEVVGQYFNAGEDLARQAVHAVFGTRRDLVERFGVNAIHLIQIDLDEETNDEVAVAEIRDVLFGSGVLDAGSGRQIKREIETVAGTTLAVFSAVAVMAMLVACFGVANLVVAGIHARRYELGVLRAIGASRGIVARLILSEAILIALAAIVLGTLLGFQAAWAGQRLYALLVGLTLSLRPPVGPLAFSWAVTMVLTLLAAAPAVLSLARRRPLELLGARGG; translated from the coding sequence ATGCGGCCGGCGTGGCGGCTCGCTATCACCAGCGCGTGGCGCAGGCGGGCTAGGACCGCGCTGCTGACCGCGGCGGTCGCGCTCTCGGCCGCGCTCATCGCCGCCGTGGCGTGCGCGCTGTCGTCGGCCAACAACGCCGTCGGGGCGCGCATGGACGCGACCTTCGGCGCTGCCCAGCTCCGACTGGAGCCGACCGGCCGCGGCGGGATGATGCCCGCCAGCGCGCTTGACGCCGTCCGCGCGTGGCCCGAGGTCGAGGCCGCCGCGCCGCGGCTGTCGCGAGACCTGGCGCTCCAGATCACCCGCGAGGTCTACACGCCGCGCGAGGACGACCCCGAACGCCGCTACTTCCGTCGACAGGCCAACTTTCGCGTCAACGCCATGGGCATCGGCGTGGATCCGCAGGCCGAGGCGCGGCTGCGGCCGATCCGCATCATCGCCGGCCGCGCCCCCGAAGGACCAAACGAGATCGTCGTCGACGCGACGCTCGCGGGGCGATTGACCTGGCAGGGCAGCCTGGAGCAGGTGCGCAAGCTCGGCGTGTTCGACCGAGCCGACCCGCTGATTGTGCGCACGGGCGAGGATCCGGTCGACCCAGCCCCGACCGATGCGCCGACGAACGAGGCCGAGGCCGAAGCGTTCAACGACCTGCAGGGCCTGCGGCTGGGCGACACCGTGAGCGTGCGCCGGCTGTTCGGCTCGAGCGAGCTCACCGTCGTCGGCATGAGCGAGCCGCCGCCGCTGGGCGGAAGGCCGCAGGCGTTCCTGACGCTCGAGGGCCTGCGTGCCGCGACCGGCCGCGGGGCCGACGAGCTCACGCAGGTCGACATCACCGTGAGGCCCGAGTTCGACCCGCAGGCCGTCGTCGAGGCCCGGCAGGCCGACGCGCCCGAGGGCGCGATGCTCCAGACCACCGAGCGCATCACCAGCGGCCTGGACCGCAACATGAAGAGCGGGCAGTTCGGGCTCTCGCTTGCAATCTTGCTGGCACTGCTGTCGGCGGCGTTCATCATCGTCACCGGCTTGGGCGCGGGCGTGGTCGAGCGGCAGCGTGAGCTCGGCATGCTGCGGTGCATCGGCGCGTCGCGCGGGCAGATCGCCCAGGCCCAGCTCGTCGAGGGCATCCTCATCGGCGTGGTCGGCGCATGCGTCGGCGTACCGCTGGGCGTGGGCGTGGCGGCCGCGGGCGCGTGGTACTTCCGGGAGGTGCTGCCCAGTGGCCTCGCAACGCCGCCCGGCATGCTGGCGCTGGCGTTCTTCGGCTCGATCGCCGCGGGGCTGCTCGGCGCGACGTGGCCGGCGGTGCGCGCGAGCCGTACGAGCCCGATGGGTGCACTCTCCAGCCGGGCGGCCTCGCCGCGACCGCGCACGCTGGTGGTGCTGACGGTCGCCGGGCTCGCGCTCGTGTCCGTCCAGGCCATCGCGGTGGGCGTGCCAGACGATGGGCAGGTCGTGTTCTGGAGCTATGCGACCTTTGGCCTGCCGGCGATGTTCGTGGGCTACTTCCTGCTCGGCCCGCCGGTGTTGCTGCTCGTGGCAGCGCTGTTCGCTGGCCCGCTATCGAAGCTGATGGGCCTCCCGGGCAAGGTCGTGCAGCGGAGCGTGCGGTCGATGCCGTATCGGCTGGGCTTCACTTCCGGCGCGCTCATGACCGGCCTGGCGCTCATGATCTCCAACTGGATCACGGGCGGGGCGATGCTGCGCGACTGGCTGGGGCAGATCGACTTCCCCGATGCGTTCGTGAGCGGCATGCGGCTGACCGAAGAGAGCCGCGACGCGCTCGAAGACCTTCCCTTCGTCGAGCGCACCTGCGCAGTCACGCTCTTTCCGGTCGAGACCGACGCCTTCGGCATCCGCGCGTTACAGACGTATCAGACGACGTTCGTCGCCTTCGAGCCCGAGCCGTTCTTCGTGATGACCCGACTGGTGTGGGTCGAGGGCGATGCCGATGAGGCCAAGCGCCGGCTGGCCGAGGGCGGGGCCGTCATCGTGGCGCGCGAGTTCAACGTCGCCCAGGGTCTGGGCGTGGGCGATACGTTCACCTGCACCGTGCAGGGCCAGACGCACGACTTCGAGGTCGTGGGCGTCATCGCCAGCCCGGGGCTGGAGGTCGTGGGCCAGTACTTCAACGCGGGCGAGGATCTGGCAAGGCAGGCCGTGCACGCCGTGTTCGGCACGCGGCGCGACCTGGTCGAGCGGTTCGGCGTGAATGCCATCCACCTCATTCAGATCGATCTCGACGAAGAGACGAACGACGAGGTCGCCGTCGCCGAGATCCGCGACGTCTTGTTCGGCAGCGGCGTGCTCGACGCGGGCAGCGGGCGGCAGATCAAACGAGAGATCGAGACCGTCGCGGGCACGACGCTGGCGGTGTTCTCGGCCGTCGCCGTCATGGCGATGCTGGTCGCGTGCTTTGGAGTCGCGAACCTCGTCGTCGCGGGCATCCATGCCAGGCGCTACGAGCTGGGCGTGCTGCGCGCGATCGGGGCATCACGCGGCATCGTGGCGCGCCTCATCCTTTCCGAAGCGATCCTCATTGCCCTCGCGGCCATCGTGCTGGGCACGCTCTTGGGCTTCCAGGCCGCATGGGCGGGGCAGCGGCTCTATGCGTTGCTGGTGGGGCTCACGCTGTCGCTGCGGCCGCCCGTCGGGCCGCTCGCGTTCAGCTGGGCGGTCACGATGGTGCTGACGCTACTGGCCGCGGCGCCGGCGGTGCTCTCGCTCGCGCGACGCCGGCCGCTCGAACTCTTAGGAGCGCGCGGTGGCTGA
- a CDS encoding NYN domain-containing protein, translating into MLLVDTSNVLYVTGVLPQHMMGDGAGLDLPGLARLISTSRYGRRRAVLVSDGVGPSRANDAALASETGAPEATNTAPSGKEVAGLDVVYAGANQEADDVIELLLARDTAPRRLLVVSTDRRLIRAARRRRAQSITSEAFLRHLASDASKPRAKPLPGYATQVPLNEYAVGYWMSLFGYGSMAEEAPPGERPVSDVSRAAQRGLDEERQREQARKRASSPHAHERLKIPKDLLGANGKPSASKDRPPPPPKPRVEPPPPPPPADDELPADVKDLLKDSGLSIDPADLDMDRWLPQQDTPPPSS; encoded by the coding sequence ATGCTGCTCGTCGATACGTCAAACGTCCTCTACGTGACCGGCGTGCTGCCGCAGCACATGATGGGTGACGGGGCCGGGCTCGACCTGCCGGGCCTCGCGCGGCTGATCTCGACGAGCCGGTACGGCCGGCGGCGGGCCGTGCTGGTGAGCGACGGGGTGGGACCGAGCCGCGCGAACGACGCCGCACTCGCTTCCGAGACGGGCGCGCCCGAAGCGACGAACACCGCACCCTCGGGCAAGGAAGTCGCGGGGCTCGACGTCGTCTACGCCGGGGCGAACCAGGAGGCCGACGACGTCATCGAGCTGCTGCTCGCGCGCGACACGGCCCCGAGGCGACTGCTGGTCGTCTCGACGGATCGCCGGCTCATCAGGGCCGCCCGGCGACGACGCGCACAGAGCATCACGAGCGAGGCATTCCTTCGGCACCTGGCCAGCGACGCAAGCAAGCCCAGGGCCAAGCCGCTGCCCGGGTACGCCACGCAGGTGCCGCTGAACGAATACGCGGTCGGCTACTGGATGTCGCTCTTCGGCTACGGCTCGATGGCCGAAGAGGCCCCGCCGGGCGAGCGGCCCGTCTCGGACGTCTCCCGCGCCGCCCAGCGCGGCCTCGACGAGGAACGCCAGCGTGAGCAGGCCCGGAAGCGTGCCAGCAGCCCGCACGCCCACGAGCGGCTGAAGATCCCCAAGGATCTGCTGGGTGCCAACGGCAAGCCGAGCGCATCGAAGGACAGACCGCCACCTCCACCGAAGCCTCGCGTAGAGCCGCCCCCGCCGCCGCCGCCGGCCGACGACGAGTTGCCCGCCGACGTGAAGGACCTCCTCAAAGATTCCGGCCTGTCCATCGACCCGGCCGATCTGGACATGGACCGATGGCTCCCACAGCAAGACACGCCGCCTCCCTCCTCCTAG